The segment CAATCCAGTTCGACTGACCAACTGCCCCGAGCCCGCATCAGTGGCCTGACCTGCCAATATTCGGAGACGTGCAATGAAGACGGCAATCGTGATCGGCGTCGGACCCGAGCGAGGGCTCGGCGCCCAGCTCTGCAAGCGTTTCGCGGTCGAGGGGTTGAAGGTGATCGTCGCGGGCCGGACTCTGTCGGCGTTGCAGGCGGTTGTGGCCGACATCACGAAGGCGGGCGGCACGGCCGTGCCGTTCGTGGCGGACGCCACGAAAGAGAGCGACATCGTCGCCCTGTTCGACGCGGCGGGCGAAGAGCTCGATCTCGCCATCTACAATGCCGGCAACAACACGCCCGGAAAAATCATCGAGATGGAGGCCGATTATTTCGAGACCGCCTGGCGCGTGGTCTGTTTCGGCGGTTTCCTGTTCGGCCGCGAGGCGGTGCGCCGCCTGGCGCCTAAGAAGGCCGGGACGTTGCTCTTCACCGGCGCCAGCGCCTCGTTGCGCGGCCGCTCGGGCTACGGCGCCTTCAACTCGGCCAAAGCGGGCCTGCGCACGCTGGCGCAGGCCATGGCCAAGGAATACGCGCCCGAGGGCATTCACGTCGGCCATGTCGTGGTCGATGGCGCCATCGCCGGCGACAAGATCTTGACCCGGTTCCCCGATGCGGCAAGCCGCGAGGACAGCCTGATCAGTATCGAAGGCATCGTCGATGGCTTCGCCTTCCTCTACCGCCAGCCCGAGCGCGCCTGGTCGTTCGAGCTCGACGTGAGGACCTCGAAGGAGAAGTGGTAGTCCCTGCTGTCGTCCTGGCCTTCCCCAGAACGACGACGGAGAGCCTGGACGGGCCTTCGGCTGGGGGAACCGGGCCCAACCCTCTGCGCTGCCACCGTTTCCCGCAGCCAAAATCACCCCCGGTAACCCGGCATTAACCATCGCCGGGCTCTGGTAAGGATGGACAATCGCGCCCCAAGCCCGAAGTCGAGACCTTGGGTCGAGGCCCCATAGTTTTGACATCTTGGCAGGGAATGCAGGCGGCCGGCTTTGGACCAGCCCCTGCACCCCAGAAAAGACGAGGCTTTGAGCGGGCTTGCCGGCCGCGCCGGTTTGCGCGGCGGTTGGGGAACCGGCAGCCATTTGCAGGCCGGAGACGTGGGTTAACGATCGCCTTGAGAGGATATTGCTGATGAATCCGGCCGATGTGGCTCAGTCCGCCCTTCCGGTTGCCGCCTCCGCCGACGTGTCGCTGATTGCGCTATTCTGGCAGGCTCACTGGATCGTGAAAGCGGTGATGCTGGGACTTCTGTCCTGCTCGGTCTGGGTCTGGGCGATCGCCATCGACAAGATATTCCTCTACGCCCGCACCCGCCGCTCGATGGACCGGTTCGAGCAGGCGTTCTGGTCCGGGGAGTCGATCGAGGAACTCTATCGCACGCTTTCGGCCAAGCCGACCCATTCCATGGCGGCCTGTTTCGTCGCGGCGATGCGCGAGTGGAAGCGTTCGTTCGAAAGCCACGCGCGCTCGGTCGCGGGCCTCCAGATGCGCATCGACAAGGTCATGAACGTCTCGATCGCCCGCGAGGTCGAGCGGCTGGAACGCCGGCTCTTGGTGCTCGCGACCGTGGGCTCGGCCGGCCCCTTTGTCGGCCTGTTCGGCACGGTCTGGGGCATCATGTCGAGTTTCCAGTCGATCGCGGCGTCGAAAAATACCTCTCTGGCGGTGGTGGCGCCCGGTATCGCGGAAGCGCTGTTTGCGACCGCCGTCGGCCTCATTGCCGCAATTCCTGCCACTATTTTCTACAATAAGTTCACTTCCGAGGTGAACCGGCAGGCCCAGCGGCTCGAGGGCTTCGCTGATGAATTTTCAGCTATCCTGTCCCGTCAGATCGACGAGCGGGGCTGACGGACGGCATGTATAGTGTGAAGGCGGGAGTGGGCTTTAGACCATGGCGATGAACGTAGGCAGCTCGTCCGGAGGCGGCGGCCGTCGCGGCCGGCGCAAGCCGGTCATGGCCGAAATCAACGTCACGCCGATGGTCGACGTGATGCTGGTGCTGCTCATCATCTTCATGGTGTCGGCGCCGCTCTTGACGGTCGGCGTGCCGCTCGACCTGCCGTCGACCCAGGCCAAGAGCCTCGACCAGAACGACCAGAAGCCGCTTCAGATGTCGGTCGACATCAAGGGCAAGGTGTTCATCAATGACGCCGAGGTGGCGCTGAACGAGCTGATCCCGAAGCTGAAGGCGATCACGGATGCGCGCGGCGGGCTCGAGGAGCGCATCTACCTGCGCGCCGACAAGAAGGCGGATTACGGCACGGTGGCCAGGGTGATGGGCCTGTTGTCCGGTGCAGGATTCAAGAAGCTGGCGCTCGTCACGGAAGCGGATCAGGGGTCCTAAGCCGGTGAAGGTGAACGTCGACAAGACCCTCGTTGCGTCGATTGCCCTCCACGTCCTCGTGATCGGATGGGGGCTGCTCACCTTTTCGTCGCGCTCGATGGAGGCTCCGCCGCTGGAGGCGGTGGATATCGAGACCATTAGCACCGATCAGCTCTCCAAGATGACCGCCGGCATCAAGACCGGCGAAAAAGACAAGCCGAAGCCAATGGTCGAGAGAGTGGCCGAGGCGAAGCCTGTCGAGGACGCGATCGGGAAGGTGACCGAGAAGAAGGAAATCGTCACCTCGTCTGCACCCGAGCCGCCGCCGAAGCCAGTAGAGAAGCCGATCGAGAAGAAGCCCGATCCGCCAAAACCTGTCGTCGAGAACAAGCCGAAGGAAGAGCAGAAACCGGCCGAAAAGAA is part of the Bradyrhizobium commune genome and harbors:
- the tolR gene encoding protein TolR; this translates as MAMNVGSSSGGGGRRGRRKPVMAEINVTPMVDVMLVLLIIFMVSAPLLTVGVPLDLPSTQAKSLDQNDQKPLQMSVDIKGKVFINDAEVALNELIPKLKAITDARGGLEERIYLRADKKADYGTVARVMGLLSGAGFKKLALVTEADQGS
- a CDS encoding SDR family NAD(P)-dependent oxidoreductase translates to MKTAIVIGVGPERGLGAQLCKRFAVEGLKVIVAGRTLSALQAVVADITKAGGTAVPFVADATKESDIVALFDAAGEELDLAIYNAGNNTPGKIIEMEADYFETAWRVVCFGGFLFGREAVRRLAPKKAGTLLFTGASASLRGRSGYGAFNSAKAGLRTLAQAMAKEYAPEGIHVGHVVVDGAIAGDKILTRFPDAASREDSLISIEGIVDGFAFLYRQPERAWSFELDVRTSKEKW
- the tolQ gene encoding protein TolQ, giving the protein MNPADVAQSALPVAASADVSLIALFWQAHWIVKAVMLGLLSCSVWVWAIAIDKIFLYARTRRSMDRFEQAFWSGESIEELYRTLSAKPTHSMAACFVAAMREWKRSFESHARSVAGLQMRIDKVMNVSIAREVERLERRLLVLATVGSAGPFVGLFGTVWGIMSSFQSIAASKNTSLAVVAPGIAEALFATAVGLIAAIPATIFYNKFTSEVNRQAQRLEGFADEFSAILSRQIDERG